A genomic stretch from Borrelia hispanica CRI includes:
- the nagA gene encoding N-acetylglucosamine-6-phosphate deacetylase, giving the protein MSNFCLFNAKSVLTGNDKIDNSAVLIRENKIFDIVTSDRLEKLELQDYEMIDIKGNYITPGLYDNHIHGFYGYGTDQCSTNSIIKMSEHLAEHGVVGFLPTLYPRPTEEMIETIKACTQAIGKEKGAKILGLHLEGPFFSPEKKGAHPTSYLQKPSIEIMKKFIEAAGGTFTDSFGRKRTNIATMTVAPELKGMRELAIFCMENNITLQAGHTNAKYENMIEGFQVGILHTTHFFNAMSKLDHRNPNAIGAALIHGDVSCEIIADGHHVHPKLVLMLRKLKDISKLVLVTDGLTPTLQPSGELIANGEKVYLKNNNLFYIVESDTIAGSALTMIQGIKNLVEFGYSLSDAIQASSYNPIRIINLEKKGLICHGYDANINVLDKDLNLKLTMIESKIIFNKL; this is encoded by the coding sequence ATGTCAAATTTTTGTTTATTTAACGCAAAATCTGTACTTACAGGAAATGATAAAATAGACAATTCAGCTGTCCTGATTAGAGAAAATAAAATTTTTGATATCGTAACATCCGACAGACTTGAAAAACTTGAACTACAAGATTATGAAATGATTGACATTAAAGGTAATTATATCACACCTGGTCTTTATGATAATCACATACATGGATTTTACGGATATGGAACTGATCAATGTTCAACAAATTCTATTATCAAAATGTCAGAACATTTAGCAGAACACGGAGTAGTAGGATTTTTGCCAACACTCTATCCACGTCCAACTGAAGAAATGATTGAAACAATTAAAGCATGCACACAAGCAATAGGAAAAGAAAAGGGTGCAAAAATTTTAGGACTTCATCTTGAAGGACCATTTTTTTCTCCCGAAAAAAAAGGAGCTCATCCTACTTCCTATCTCCAAAAACCAAGCATTGAAATCATGAAAAAATTTATAGAAGCAGCAGGAGGAACTTTTACAGACTCTTTTGGTAGAAAAAGGACAAATATTGCCACAATGACGGTTGCACCTGAACTTAAAGGTATGAGGGAACTTGCAATATTTTGTATGGAAAACAATATCACACTTCAAGCAGGACATACAAATGCAAAATACGAAAATATGATAGAAGGTTTTCAAGTAGGTATACTTCATACAACTCATTTTTTTAATGCAATGTCAAAACTCGACCATAGAAATCCAAATGCAATAGGAGCTGCCTTAATTCATGGAGATGTATCTTGTGAAATTATTGCTGATGGACATCATGTTCATCCAAAACTTGTTTTAATGCTTAGAAAACTCAAAGACATAAGCAAGTTGGTACTTGTAACTGATGGATTAACCCCAACACTACAACCATCTGGAGAATTAATAGCTAATGGAGAGAAAGTATATCTTAAAAACAACAACCTATTTTATATTGTAGAGAGTGATACAATAGCAGGATCTGCGCTTACAATGATACAAGGAATTAAAAATTTAGTAGAATTTGGATACAGTTTAAGCGATGCTATTCAAGCAAGTTCATATAATCCGATAAGAATTATTAATCTTGAAAAAAAAGGTCTAATATGTCATGGGTATGATGCAAATATAAATGTTCTTGACAAAGACTTAAATCTAAAATTAACAATGATAGAATCAAAAATAATTTTCAACAAACTTTAG
- the fliD gene encoding flagellar filament capping protein FliD — protein MSSGFFVPGVDNKYNTKEIRESMLKPDKAKIDSSVQKLESLEQEKRAWQTINKKVSVLNSLAKQITSLNGPFNYMSGNSSNNDILSVSARYGAKNENYKIDVNQVASSDVFLSANFKHKEINIPAGEYTFLVGKKEIKIRNNGDLESLVRDVNNRGKGFLSAKIVKSDSSGNSRLILQSLKEGENNRLIMKDEALNLAKKIGILSELTTNFSPNIREIVNSQQNSSNKIFLDKDDIVLEPLSEIAISIPENIEISKGSKIKFEIKYYDMDDKGILNEIVFNPGEATFEGAKVEGEDSIINLESDYKPFLKEKKYIQMNMIKIHSGTGSLELPPINVASDFEKVEVEVGALLDLKEINIENKLNNKAFVIRNIEVFDPKNRDGHLPINAKSFAENAKVKFDGVDVERDSNTINDLIPNVTLNLKQSSDDTVVVRVEPDYEGIKKLLLDFLIAYNEVLAGINIVSLNEDNVDSQKPDVLEEWSYLNEEEKEEAYKNLGILRSEFTLKNFKSKLESIIFNVYKTNDPNFSLINQIGVFTNSMSVSEGFSRYLKLDEKKFNEVLQSNISSVKEFFAFDFNDDRIYDDGLAKVLGDYLSLLIGAGGFIYNKIKSYDFRIPNQKNVVEDYKKKYEERERKVEGELNTLDFTVKRMKEQEEILKSLNLYRQNK, from the coding sequence ATGTCTTCTGGATTTTTTGTTCCTGGTGTAGATAATAAATATAATACCAAAGAAATCCGTGAATCAATGCTTAAGCCTGATAAGGCTAAAATAGATTCTTCTGTGCAAAAGCTTGAAAGTTTAGAACAGGAAAAACGTGCTTGGCAAACAATTAATAAAAAGGTATCTGTTTTGAATTCTCTTGCAAAACAAATTACATCCCTTAATGGTCCTTTTAATTATATGTCGGGTAATTCTAGCAATAATGATATTCTGTCTGTTTCTGCTCGTTATGGGGCTAAAAATGAAAATTATAAAATCGATGTTAATCAAGTAGCAAGTTCTGATGTTTTCTTATCTGCAAATTTTAAACACAAAGAAATTAATATTCCTGCAGGAGAATATACATTTTTAGTTGGGAAAAAAGAAATTAAGATTAGAAATAATGGAGATCTTGAGTCTCTTGTTAGAGATGTTAATAATAGGGGTAAGGGATTTTTGTCTGCTAAAATTGTTAAGAGTGATAGTTCTGGGAATAGTAGGTTAATTTTGCAGTCTTTAAAGGAAGGTGAAAATAATAGACTTATTATGAAAGATGAAGCTTTAAATCTTGCTAAAAAAATAGGCATTTTAAGTGAGCTTACGACAAATTTTAGTCCAAATATAAGGGAAATTGTTAATAGTCAACAAAATAGTAGTAATAAAATTTTTCTTGATAAAGATGATATTGTTTTAGAGCCTCTTTCAGAGATTGCAATAAGTATTCCAGAAAATATTGAGATTAGTAAGGGAAGTAAAATTAAATTTGAAATTAAATATTATGATATGGATGATAAGGGTATTTTAAATGAAATAGTTTTTAATCCTGGTGAGGCTACATTTGAGGGTGCTAAAGTTGAAGGTGAGGATAGTATTATTAATCTTGAATCTGATTATAAGCCTTTTTTAAAAGAAAAAAAATATATTCAAATGAATATGATTAAGATTCACAGTGGTACAGGTTCCTTAGAATTACCTCCAATCAATGTTGCAAGTGATTTTGAAAAGGTTGAAGTTGAAGTTGGGGCTCTTTTAGATTTAAAGGAGATTAATATTGAAAATAAATTAAATAATAAGGCTTTTGTTATTCGAAATATTGAAGTATTTGATCCAAAAAACAGAGATGGTCATTTGCCAATTAATGCCAAAAGCTTTGCAGAGAATGCGAAAGTGAAGTTTGATGGTGTTGATGTTGAGCGAGATTCAAATACTATTAATGATTTAATACCAAATGTTACATTAAATTTAAAACAGTCATCAGATGATACTGTTGTTGTGCGTGTTGAACCTGATTATGAGGGGATTAAGAAACTTTTGTTAGATTTTTTAATTGCCTATAATGAAGTTTTGGCTGGAATTAATATTGTAAGTTTGAATGAAGATAATGTGGATAGTCAAAAGCCAGATGTATTAGAGGAATGGTCTTATTTGAATGAAGAGGAAAAGGAAGAGGCTTATAAAAATTTGGGAATTCTTAGAAGTGAGTTTACACTGAAAAATTTTAAATCAAAATTAGAATCAATCATTTTTAATGTTTATAAAACAAATGATCCTAATTTTTCGCTTATTAATCAGATAGGGGTTTTTACTAATTCTATGTCTGTATCAGAAGGATTTTCACGTTATTTAAAACTTGATGAGAAGAAATTTAATGAGGTTCTACAAAGTAACATTAGTTCAGTTAAAGAGTTTTTTGCGTTTGATTTTAATGATGATAGAATTTATGATGATGGGCTTGCTAAGGTGCTTGGTGATTATTTGTCTCTTTTAATAGGTGCTGGGGGATTTATTTATAATAAGATAAAAAGTTATGATTTTAGAATTCCCAATCAAAAAAATGTGGTTGAAGATTATAAAAAGAAATATGAAGAGAGAGAAAGAAAGGTTGAAGGAGAACTTAATACTTTGGATTTTACTGTAAAGCGAATGAAAGAACAGGAAGAAATTCTTAAGTCTTTAAATTTATATAGACAAAACAAGTAA
- a CDS encoding flagellin N-terminal helical domain-containing protein, with product MIINHNTSAINASRNNAINVANLSKTQEKLSSGHRINRASDDAAGMGVAGKINAQIRGLSQASRNTSKAINFIQTTEGNLDEVEKVLVRMKELAVQSGNGTYSDADRGSIQIEIEQLTDEINRIADQAQYNHMHMLSNRSAAEHVKTAEELGMQPVKINTPASLSGSQASWTLRVHVGANQDEAIAVNIYAANVANLFSGEGAQQVAPAQEGAQQEGAQATPPAAAPTQGGVNSPVNVTTAVDANVSLTKIEDAIRMVTDQRANLGAFQNRLESIKASTEYAIENLKASYAQIKDAAMTDEIVASTTNSILTQSAMAMIAQANQVPQYILSLLR from the coding sequence ATGATCATAAATCATAATACGTCAGCTATAAATGCTTCAAGAAATAATGCTATTAATGTTGCTAATCTTAGCAAAACTCAAGAGAAACTTTCTAGTGGGCATAGAATTAATCGTGCATCTGATGATGCTGCTGGTATGGGTGTTGCTGGAAAAATTAATGCTCAAATTAGAGGATTATCCCAAGCTTCAAGAAATACTTCAAAGGCGATAAATTTTATTCAAACAACAGAAGGAAATTTGGATGAAGTAGAAAAAGTGTTGGTAAGAATGAAAGAGCTTGCTGTTCAATCTGGTAATGGTACATATTCAGATGCAGACAGAGGTTCTATTCAGATTGAAATTGAGCAACTTACAGATGAGATCAATAGAATTGCTGATCAGGCACAATATAACCATATGCATATGTTATCTAATAGATCAGCTGCTGAGCATGTAAAAACAGCTGAAGAGCTTGGAATGCAACCTGTAAAGATTAATACACCAGCATCATTATCTGGCTCACAGGCTTCATGGACATTAAGAGTACATGTTGGTGCAAATCAAGATGAAGCAATTGCTGTTAATATTTATGCAGCTAATGTTGCAAATCTTTTTTCAGGTGAGGGTGCTCAACAAGTAGCTCCAGCTCAAGAGGGTGCACAACAAGAAGGAGCACAAGCAACTCCTCCAGCAGCAGCTCCAACTCAAGGTGGGGTTAACTCTCCAGTTAATGTTACAACTGCTGTTGATGCTAATGTGTCACTTACAAAAATAGAAGATGCTATTAGAATGGTAACTGATCAAAGAGCAAATCTTGGTGCTTTCCAAAACAGACTTGAATCTATTAAGGCTAGCACAGAGTATGCTATTGAAAATTTAAAAGCGTCTTATGCTCAAATTAAAGATGCAGCAATGACAGATGAAATTGTAGCATCTACAACAAATAGTATTTTGACACAGTCTGCAATGGCTATGATTGCACAAGCAAATCAAGTGCCTCAATATATATTGTCCTTGCTTAGATAA
- a CDS encoding ATP-binding cassette domain-containing protein has product MYKASVKVRNLYKTFSYNKNKKQIFKAINNYKNGKDRADIYKEFSVFIANANINLDIYENEILVIMGMSGCGKSTFVRCLNGIHKIDSGSILVDNIEMNDINQKDLSALRKDKFAMVFQNFGLFPHMNVLRNVTYGLEVKSIPKKVRIQRALDILRLVGLEDSKYKYINELSGGMKQRVGIARALVVNPDILLMDEAFSALDPLIRGEMQCELLRLVDKLKKTVVFITHDLIEAFKLGNRIAFMRDGEIIQVGRPLEILREPKTEFITNFIKNLPVLNILKIKDIIKVDFDHYGYNDQFNVIIKKENDSFILHNISIGKKCSHVISLNLNLDDEIKSVVKYLNKLDYLIVTKEQGDIVGYIDLGEISALLAR; this is encoded by the coding sequence TTGTATAAAGCTAGTGTTAAAGTCAGGAACCTTTATAAAACGTTTTCTTATAATAAGAATAAAAAACAAATTTTTAAGGCCATCAATAATTATAAGAATGGTAAAGATAGAGCTGATATTTACAAAGAATTTTCTGTTTTTATTGCAAATGCAAACATTAATCTTGATATTTATGAGAATGAAATTTTAGTTATTATGGGTATGTCAGGTTGTGGTAAGTCTACTTTTGTTAGATGTTTAAATGGTATACATAAAATAGATTCTGGTTCTATTTTAGTAGATAATATTGAAATGAATGATATTAATCAAAAGGATCTCTCTGCTTTGAGAAAAGATAAGTTTGCAATGGTTTTTCAAAATTTTGGGCTATTTCCACATATGAATGTTTTAAGAAATGTGACTTATGGCCTTGAAGTTAAAAGTATTCCTAAAAAAGTTAGGATTCAAAGAGCCCTTGATATTTTAAGACTTGTTGGGCTTGAAGATTCTAAGTATAAATATATAAATGAACTTTCAGGTGGAATGAAACAAAGAGTGGGTATAGCAAGAGCTTTAGTTGTTAATCCTGATATACTTTTAATGGATGAAGCTTTTTCAGCTCTTGATCCTTTAATTCGAGGTGAGATGCAGTGTGAGCTTTTAAGATTGGTAGACAAGTTAAAAAAAACAGTTGTATTTATTACTCATGATTTAATTGAGGCTTTTAAATTAGGCAATAGAATTGCTTTTATGAGAGATGGTGAGATTATTCAGGTAGGCAGACCATTAGAAATATTAAGAGAACCTAAGACAGAATTTATAACTAATTTTATTAAAAATCTTCCTGTTTTAAATATTTTAAAAATCAAAGATATTATCAAAGTTGATTTTGATCATTATGGATATAATGATCAATTTAATGTTATCATTAAAAAAGAGAATGATAGTTTTATATTGCATAACATTTCTATTGGTAAAAAATGTAGTCATGTTATTTCTTTAAATTTAAATTTAGATGATGAGATAAAAAGTGTCGTTAAATATTTAAATAAGTTAGATTATTTGATTGTAACAAAAGAACAAGGTGATATTGTTGGATATATTGATTTAGGAGAGATTTCTGCTTTATTGGCAAGATAG
- a CDS encoding ABC transporter permease has product MNRDFIVSSIDKAFDFLVDNFANSSGIGFAKVIDSFYENLKRLFIVINPVLFIVIICVFSFLFLKKRLALLIMLGFCFILYFDLWEVSMDTISLIFVSVFFSVLWGILIGILGGYCAKFYVFLKPLLDLMQAMPPFVYLIPAISFFDTGTSSAIFATIIFAMPPVIRYTRLGIIQVPSEVIEAAKSFGSSSARILFQIQLPLALQSIIEGINQSIMMAISMIVIAAMVGSSGLGRTVIYSVERLHFAEGLISGLAVVIIAIILDRIMQAIFIKFSYLNTDNYGVKKENKFKRFLEMYNK; this is encoded by the coding sequence ATGAATAGGGATTTTATAGTTAGTAGTATAGATAAGGCATTTGATTTTTTGGTTGATAATTTTGCAAACTCTAGTGGTATTGGATTTGCTAAGGTTATAGATTCTTTTTATGAAAATTTGAAAAGGTTGTTTATCGTAATTAATCCTGTTCTTTTTATTGTGATAATTTGTGTTTTTAGTTTTTTATTTTTGAAAAAAAGATTGGCACTTTTGATTATGTTGGGCTTTTGTTTTATTTTATATTTTGATCTTTGGGAAGTTTCTATGGATACAATATCACTTATCTTTGTATCTGTATTCTTTTCTGTACTTTGGGGAATTTTAATAGGTATTTTGGGTGGATATTGTGCAAAGTTTTATGTGTTTTTAAAACCATTGCTGGATTTGATGCAGGCAATGCCTCCATTTGTTTATTTGATACCAGCCATATCTTTTTTCGATACGGGTACGTCTTCAGCAATTTTTGCTACAATAATTTTTGCAATGCCCCCAGTTATTAGATATACACGATTAGGAATTATTCAAGTTCCAAGTGAGGTTATTGAAGCTGCAAAATCTTTTGGAAGTAGTAGTGCTCGTATTCTTTTTCAAATTCAATTACCATTGGCTTTGCAGAGTATAATAGAAGGGATTAATCAATCAATAATGATGGCAATATCTATGATAGTGATTGCGGCAATGGTTGGTTCCTCAGGACTTGGTAGAACCGTGATATATTCTGTTGAAAGGTTGCATTTTGCTGAAGGTTTAATATCTGGATTGGCTGTTGTGATAATAGCTATTATTTTAGATAGAATTATGCAAGCTATTTTTATTAAATTTAGTTATTTAAATACTGATAATTATGGGGTTAAGAAAGAAAATAAGTTCAAAAGGTTTTTAGAAATGTATAACAAATAA
- a CDS encoding glycine betaine ABC transporter substrate-binding protein, which produces MKGILISVFVSFVLIFVACSKDDSSDNGDLKSLKSVKIAYVNWIGETIATNIVRVVFERIGYNVEILPVTTSIMYQYLASGRVDGMVSAWVPTADKFYYEKFKDKFVDLGANYEGTLQGFVVPSYVTISSISELKGRGSEFKNKMIGIDAGAGTQLSVEETLNSYGLSEEYELISSSESVMLASLESAINKQEWILVPLWQPHWAFVKYDIKFLDDPLLSMGGPESIHSLVKLGLQESDPDAYYLFDNFYWGDDLLLPLIEKNYKEPGQEYKNAVEFVDAHKDYIKNWVPDKYKNLFD; this is translated from the coding sequence ATGAAAGGTATTTTGATATCTGTTTTTGTAAGTTTTGTTTTAATTTTTGTGGCTTGTAGTAAAGATGATAGTTCTGATAATGGTGATCTTAAAAGTTTAAAATCGGTTAAAATTGCTTATGTTAATTGGATAGGTGAAACAATTGCTACTAATATTGTAAGAGTTGTTTTTGAGAGAATAGGGTATAATGTAGAAATACTGCCTGTGACAACATCTATAATGTATCAGTATTTGGCATCTGGACGAGTGGATGGTATGGTATCTGCATGGGTTCCTACAGCAGATAAGTTTTATTATGAAAAATTTAAAGATAAATTTGTTGACCTTGGTGCTAATTATGAGGGAACATTACAAGGTTTTGTAGTTCCAAGTTATGTTACGATTTCAAGTATTTCGGAACTTAAAGGTAGGGGTTCTGAATTTAAAAATAAAATGATAGGAATAGATGCAGGAGCAGGTACTCAGCTTTCTGTAGAAGAAACTCTTAATAGTTATGGATTGAGTGAAGAATATGAACTTATCTCTTCGAGTGAAAGTGTAATGCTTGCAAGTTTAGAATCCGCCATTAATAAACAAGAATGGATTTTAGTGCCTTTGTGGCAACCTCATTGGGCATTTGTCAAGTATGATATTAAATTTTTAGATGATCCGTTATTGTCAATGGGAGGTCCTGAAAGTATTCATTCTCTTGTTAAGCTAGGACTTCAAGAAAGTGATCCTGATGCTTATTATTTGTTTGATAATTTTTATTGGGGTGATGATTTGTTATTGCCTTTGATAGAAAAAAATTATAAAGAGCCTGGTCAAGAATATAAAAATGCTGTTGAATTTGTTGATGCTCATAAAGACTACATAAAAAATTGGGTTCCTGATAAATATAAAAATTTATTTGATTAA
- the yidD gene encoding membrane protein insertion efficiency factor YidD, with protein MIYIRILKKIFIMVNLILILLIKIYQKTFSKIVGFYCIYQPSCSNYALNCLKKYNILTAFILITLRILRCNALFKGGCESLPTKNPILSSLKEFKTRLIK; from the coding sequence ATGATATACATTCGAATATTAAAAAAAATTTTTATAATGGTAAATTTAATCTTGATATTACTGATCAAAATATACCAAAAAACTTTTTCTAAAATAGTTGGTTTTTACTGTATATATCAACCCAGTTGCTCAAACTATGCACTTAATTGTTTAAAAAAATATAATATTTTAACTGCTTTCATACTAATTACACTCAGAATACTTAGATGCAATGCACTCTTTAAAGGAGGTTGCGAATCACTACCAACTAAAAATCCGATATTAAGTTCATTAAAAGAATTTAAAACAAGATTAATCAAATAA
- a CDS encoding TolC family protein produces MNILIINKNILFYFIKSIYNNHLILIFLLSVPSYAEEVMKISAMDAVNMALKYSLESKNAKYQENIKKLYKDRSWNIFMPNLGFSSNISRQNPFMSNARGEHWHLGLGVSAELSISPSFVNKMRLASFNYDEVVIDRERVNKDIKLNVLKIYNELLAFKRIVDVLKEQLDKGRLKFEHVSIAYDNGLISEIDYLDSKLKYNKLQPNLDEQIIKFEEIKSKFRLLIGLDVLQDFETVGELSDDILDVSFFNEIVDVYEDLEIKKLNNFVKIMQTTLDSLWLDAFLPSLSFSMSYNPGNISFGSGFSGLGQQGFHFVFGLTYSLTEILPFSKSFTEIWKQDYQLKMLGDQIDNKMREFKSKVVQKRKSIRLYKSILDNSKMTLEISKKNYQIAFDAFNAGTIDLIKLNDIELSYKQSDLQLIKDKLNYSNLVLEYKDLINKLD; encoded by the coding sequence ATGAATATATTAATTATTAATAAAAATATTTTATTTTATTTTATTAAAAGTATTTATAACAATCATTTAATATTAATTTTTCTTTTATCAGTTCCATCTTATGCAGAAGAAGTTATGAAAATATCTGCCATGGATGCCGTTAATATGGCTTTAAAATATAGCTTAGAATCTAAAAATGCCAAATATCAAGAAAATATAAAGAAATTATATAAAGATAGATCTTGGAATATTTTTATGCCGAATTTGGGATTTTCTTCAAATATTTCAAGACAAAATCCTTTTATGTCAAATGCGAGAGGAGAACATTGGCATTTGGGTTTAGGTGTTTCTGCTGAACTTTCAATATCACCATCTTTTGTTAATAAAATGAGACTTGCTTCTTTTAATTATGATGAAGTTGTTATAGATAGAGAAAGAGTTAATAAAGATATTAAGTTGAATGTTCTTAAAATATATAATGAACTTTTAGCTTTTAAAAGGATTGTAGACGTTTTAAAGGAGCAGCTTGATAAAGGGAGACTTAAATTTGAACACGTAAGTATTGCTTATGATAATGGTCTTATTTCCGAGATAGATTATCTTGATTCTAAACTTAAATATAATAAGCTTCAGCCCAATTTGGATGAACAAATCATTAAGTTTGAGGAGATAAAGTCAAAATTTAGGTTGTTAATAGGATTAGATGTCTTGCAAGATTTTGAAACTGTAGGTGAATTATCAGATGATATATTGGATGTTTCATTTTTTAATGAAATTGTAGATGTTTATGAGGATTTAGAGATAAAAAAATTAAATAACTTTGTCAAAATCATGCAAACTACTCTTGATAGTCTGTGGTTAGATGCCTTTTTGCCGAGCTTGTCATTTTCAATGTCTTATAATCCTGGAAATATTTCTTTTGGTAGTGGTTTTTCTGGTTTGGGGCAACAAGGATTTCATTTTGTTTTTGGATTAACTTATAGCTTAACCGAGATTTTGCCTTTTTCAAAAAGTTTTACAGAAATATGGAAACAAGATTATCAATTGAAAATGTTAGGAGATCAAATTGATAATAAAATGCGTGAATTTAAATCTAAGGTTGTTCAAAAACGTAAAAGCATAAGGCTATATAAGTCTATTTTAGATAATTCGAAAATGACATTGGAGATTTCTAAAAAGAATTATCAGATAGCTTTTGATGCTTTTAATGCAGGTACTATAGATCTTATAAAGTTAAATGATATTGAGCTTTCTTATAAACAGAGTGATTTGCAGTTGATAAAAGATAAACTAAATTATTCTAATTTAGTACTTGAGTATAAAGATTTAATAAATAAATTGGATTAA
- a CDS encoding efflux RND transporter periplasmic adaptor subunit, translating to MKARRGAISDYISLNGDVDTKVKVKVFPDVAGKIKSFNIKLGSYVERGQVIAMLDPSKPGSFYLQSPVRSPISGYVLFVNCKIGETVTPQTSVALIGKMDVMQIKTYVSEKYILDIKVGNNALIEFGSYSDEKFRAKISEISPILDFKSRSAEVYLEPLGSTAKKMVVGMFVKLKIVTKNSKNVIKIPKHAFVEREGKLCVFRVNTDAATVERVFPLVDFEVDNIVSIKDGINEDDLIVTEGVSLLSDGVFVDIVDTQDGLDVEDNI from the coding sequence ATGAAGGCTCGAAGAGGAGCTATCAGTGATTATATTTCTTTGAATGGTGATGTTGATACTAAAGTTAAGGTCAAAGTATTTCCAGATGTTGCAGGTAAAATAAAGTCTTTTAATATCAAACTTGGGAGTTATGTAGAGAGGGGACAAGTTATTGCAATGCTTGATCCTTCAAAGCCAGGTTCTTTTTATTTGCAGAGTCCTGTAAGATCTCCAATTTCCGGATATGTTTTGTTTGTTAATTGTAAAATTGGAGAAACAGTTACTCCTCAAACAAGTGTTGCATTAATAGGAAAAATGGATGTTATGCAAATTAAAACTTATGTTTCTGAAAAATATATCTTAGATATTAAGGTTGGTAATAATGCGCTTATTGAGTTTGGATCTTATTCTGATGAAAAGTTTAGGGCAAAGATTTCAGAAATATCTCCTATTTTAGATTTTAAGAGTCGTTCTGCTGAAGTATATCTTGAGCCTTTAGGAAGTACTGCAAAGAAAATGGTTGTGGGTATGTTTGTTAAGCTTAAAATTGTTACTAAGAATTCAAAAAATGTGATTAAAATACCAAAACATGCTTTTGTTGAAAGAGAGGGTAAACTTTGTGTTTTTAGGGTGAATACCGATGCAGCAACAGTGGAGAGAGTGTTTCCTTTAGTAGATTTTGAAGTGGATAATATTGTTTCTATTAAGGATGGTATTAATGAGGATGATTTGATTGTGACTGAAGGTGTTTCTTTGCTATCAGATGGAGTTTTTGTAGATATCGTAGATACTCAAGATGGACTTGATGTTGAAGACAATATTTGA